A genomic region of Nitrospirota bacterium contains the following coding sequences:
- a CDS encoding ABC transporter ATP-binding protein — protein sequence MGNVVIKTVNLTKVFKAGFRGKNAPALKGLNLEVNEGEIFGFLGPNGAGKTTTIKILMGLIYPTTGNAWILDKEVTDIEVKNRIGFLPEQPYFYDYLTSKEFLRFYGQLFGLKGDELRTRMNDLLTLVGLEGAANLQLRKFSKGMLQRIGIAQALINQPDLIVLDEPMSGLDPVGRKEIRDIILRLKEDGKTVFFSTHIIPDVEMICDRVGILMKGELVNVGRRDEIINASVKYVEIITGNISKELIDHMEAMGFIVNETWEHVSIMVKDENRVDAVLQMVMDGKGRIVSVAPQRETLEEYFMKKIGGTS from the coding sequence ATGGGCAACGTTGTAATCAAAACAGTGAATCTTACAAAGGTTTTCAAGGCAGGTTTCAGAGGGAAGAATGCTCCAGCCCTTAAAGGTCTTAACCTTGAAGTCAATGAAGGCGAAATCTTCGGTTTTCTTGGCCCTAATGGGGCAGGGAAAACAACCACCATAAAGATACTTATGGGACTTATATATCCAACTACCGGAAATGCCTGGATATTGGATAAAGAAGTTACTGATATTGAAGTAAAGAATCGTATCGGTTTTCTTCCGGAGCAGCCCTATTTCTATGATTACCTGACCTCAAAAGAATTTCTGCGTTTCTATGGTCAATTGTTTGGTTTGAAAGGAGATGAGTTAAGGACACGGATGAATGACCTCCTGACCCTTGTCGGACTTGAAGGCGCTGCAAACCTCCAGCTTCGAAAGTTTTCCAAAGGTATGCTCCAGAGGATAGGCATAGCCCAGGCGTTAATAAACCAGCCTGACCTTATAGTTCTTGATGAACCGATGTCAGGTCTTGATCCTGTTGGGAGGAAGGAGATACGGGATATTATCCTGCGGCTGAAAGAGGATGGTAAAACGGTCTTTTTCAGCACCCATATAATTCCTGACGTTGAGATGATATGCGACAGGGTGGGCATATTGATGAAGGGTGAGCTTGTCAATGTAGGGAGGCGAGATGAGATTATAAATGCCAGTGTCAAATATGTAGAGATTATTACAGGGAATATCAGTAAGGAGTTGATTGACCATATGGAAGCAATGGGGTTCATTGTTAATGAGACATGGGAGCATGTGTCCATAATGGTAAAAGATGAAAACAGGGTAGATGCAGTATTGCAGATGGTAATGGATGGAAAGGGGAGGATTGTCTCTGTGGCGCCTCAGAGAGAGACGCTGGAAGAATACTTCATGAAAAAGATAGGAGGGACTTCATGA
- a CDS encoding ABC transporter permease subunit has product MKVLTIARNTFREAIRDRILYNLLFFALLMIAMSLLLASLTVGEQSRIIIDIGLGSINIFGVLIAIFLGIGLIIKEIDRKTIYNILSKPVPRYQFIAGKYLGLLITIIVNLAIMGAGLYIILMVNELRWGNYIFNVNLDVWKAIYMIFIELMVVTAIAMMFSTFSSSSTLSAIFTIAVYLIGHLTEELKLIGGKFQDSLMETVINIFYYLLPNLDNFNIKGKVVHGIYVSPGYMIMVTLYGILYIGAVMLISGVIFQRRDFK; this is encoded by the coding sequence ATGAAGGTGCTCACAATTGCCCGGAATACATTTAGAGAGGCTATAAGGGATAGGATTCTCTATAACTTACTCTTCTTTGCACTTCTCATGATTGCCATGTCTCTCCTTCTTGCAAGCTTAACCGTTGGGGAACAATCGAGGATTATTATAGATATAGGCCTTGGAAGCATCAATATTTTTGGCGTCCTTATAGCGATATTCCTTGGTATAGGGCTAATTATAAAGGAGATTGACAGAAAAACGATCTATAACATACTTTCCAAGCCGGTTCCCCGTTATCAGTTTATTGCCGGTAAGTACTTAGGGCTACTCATAACAATTATTGTAAATTTAGCAATTATGGGGGCAGGACTTTATATTATCCTTATGGTAAATGAACTCAGGTGGGGAAACTATATATTTAATGTTAATCTCGATGTCTGGAAAGCAATCTATATGATATTCATTGAATTAATGGTTGTGACTGCTATAGCCATGATGTTTTCTACATTCTCAAGCTCATCTACATTAAGCGCCATCTTTACAATAGCAGTCTACCTGATAGGCCATCTTACAGAAGAACTTAAACTAATAGGTGGAAAGTTCCAGGATTCATTGATGGAGACAGTCATTAATATCTTTTATTATTTACTCCCGAATCTTGATAATTTTAATATCAAGGGTAAGGTGGTTCACGGTATCTATGTGTCACCAGGCTATATGATCATGGTTACATTATATGGTATTTTGTATATTGGCGCCGTGATGTTGATATCAGGAGTGATATTTCAAAGAAGAGATTTTAAGTAG
- a CDS encoding zinc ribbon domain-containing protein, translating into MPIYEYRCNKCGNKIEILQKVSDPPVTTCNKCDGKMSKVISPAGLQFKGSGWYITDYSTKGKQTSEPSRPKKGTADEKTSDKKEEKKAETAAPASSTGKTEPAT; encoded by the coding sequence ATGCCAATTTATGAATACAGGTGCAACAAATGTGGTAACAAGATTGAGATCCTTCAAAAAGTAAGCGATCCGCCTGTTACAACTTGCAATAAATGCGATGGTAAAATGTCTAAAGTAATATCACCCGCCGGCCTGCAATTTAAAGGAAGCGGATGGTATATAACTGACTATTCCACAAAAGGAAAGCAGACTTCAGAACCATCAAGACCTAAGAAGGGGACTGCTGATGAGAAGACATCTGACAAGAAGGAAGAAAAAAAGGCCGAGACTGCTGCACCTGCGTCAAGCACAGGCAAGACAGAACCTGCTACTTAA
- a CDS encoding pyridoxal phosphate-dependent aminotransferase: MNLTKRVSLIKPSPTLALEAKAKAMIKEGIDVISFSAGEPDFDTPDGIKDAAISAIREGFTKYTASSGIIELRRAVADKLAKVHGLMYKPEEILVSCGAKHSLYNIAMALFEEGDEVIVPAPYWVTYPELVLLSGAKPVIAETSEEDGFLLDADSLKRIITRKTKALILNTPSNPVGSAYDRQHLEKIADIAIRSNIYVISDEIYEGIVYDGFRHTSIASLNKEIFDRTIVVNGVSKSYAMTGWRIGYAAGPGKLIEAMGNIQSQSTSNPTSIAQKAALEALSGKYEDFISMMVERFDKRRHYIVNRLRAIPGVSCFLPVGSFYVFPNVSGILGKRFNSTVLDTSVHLAEYLLREANVAAVPGDAFGAPGYMRLSYATSMDKIEKGLDRLEAAIKVLK, encoded by the coding sequence ATGAATCTTACAAAACGCGTTTCATTAATAAAGCCTTCACCTACCCTCGCGCTTGAGGCGAAGGCAAAGGCAATGATAAAAGAGGGTATTGATGTAATAAGTTTTAGCGCAGGTGAACCTGATTTTGATACCCCTGACGGAATAAAAGATGCAGCAATTTCTGCCATCAGGGAGGGATTTACAAAATATACTGCATCATCCGGGATTATAGAACTCAGAAGGGCTGTAGCAGACAAACTCGCAAAAGTACACGGACTGATGTACAAACCTGAAGAAATACTTGTATCATGCGGTGCCAAGCACAGCTTGTATAACATTGCCATGGCGCTTTTTGAGGAGGGGGATGAGGTAATTGTACCAGCGCCATACTGGGTTACCTATCCTGAACTGGTCCTGCTTAGTGGTGCAAAACCCGTAATTGCAGAAACATCAGAAGAAGACGGATTTCTCCTTGATGCTGACTCACTGAAACGGATTATAACCAGGAAAACAAAGGCACTGATCCTTAATACGCCATCTAACCCGGTAGGTTCAGCATACGACAGGCAGCATCTCGAGAAGATAGCTGATATTGCCATACGGAGCAATATCTATGTCATTTCAGATGAGATTTATGAAGGAATAGTTTATGATGGTTTCAGACACACAAGTATCGCTTCCCTGAATAAAGAAATATTTGATCGTACTATAGTTGTAAACGGAGTTTCGAAATCATATGCAATGACAGGATGGAGAATTGGCTATGCAGCCGGACCTGGCAAGCTTATTGAGGCAATGGGGAATATTCAGAGTCAGAGTACTTCCAACCCTACTTCAATTGCACAGAAGGCTGCCCTTGAGGCGCTTAGCGGCAAATATGAAGATTTCATAAGCATGATGGTAGAACGTTTTGATAAGAGAAGGCACTATATCGTTAACAGACTGAGGGCAATCCCCGGAGTCTCCTGTTTTCTGCCTGTTGGATCCTTCTATGTATTCCCAAATGTATCAGGCATATTAGGAAAGAGATTCAATAGTACTGTATTGGATACCTCTGTTCATTTGGCAGAATACCTTTTAAGAGAGGCAAATGTTGCGGCAGTACCCGGGGATGCATTTGGCGCCCCTGGTTATATGAGGCTGTCATACGCAACCTCCATGGATAAAATAGAAAAGGGACTCGACAGGCTTGAAGCCGCAATAAAAGTGCTTAAATAA
- the coaD gene encoding pantetheine-phosphate adenylyltransferase, whose protein sequence is MSITAIYPGTFDPITNGHLDILQRSLRLFNHIILGIGPNPKKTALFTLDERIKMAGEAIKDLPNVSVETFDGLLVDFARKKGASVIIRGLRAVSDFEYEFQMALMNRKLDDKIETVFLMPSEEYSYLTSTIIKVVSSLNGDISSLVPKDVHAMLKNKFKDRKDF, encoded by the coding sequence ATGTCAATAACAGCAATTTATCCGGGAACATTTGACCCGATAACTAACGGACATCTCGATATTCTTCAAAGAAGCCTAAGACTATTTAACCATATTATTCTTGGTATAGGTCCTAATCCAAAGAAGACTGCCCTGTTTACTCTTGATGAACGGATAAAGATGGCAGGAGAGGCAATCAAAGACCTGCCAAATGTATCTGTTGAAACATTTGATGGTCTTCTTGTTGACTTCGCCAGAAAAAAGGGGGCATCTGTCATAATTAGGGGACTGCGCGCTGTTTCGGATTTCGAGTATGAATTTCAGATGGCCTTAATGAACAGAAAACTTGATGACAAAATTGAAACTGTTTTTTTGATGCCAAGCGAAGAATATTCATATCTCACATCTACAATTATCAAGGTAGTGAGTAGCTTAAATGGCGATATTTCCTCATTAGTTCCGAAAGATGTTCATGCAATGTTAAAGAATAAGTTTAAGGACAGAAAGGACTTTTGA
- the rsmD gene encoding 16S rRNA (guanine(966)-N(2))-methyltransferase RsmD, whose translation MLRIISGKSKGRHLRVPAGDRIRPTSDKVRESMFNIVGHEYIVNSAFLDLFSGSGAVGIEAVSRGARHATLVENNVRHLKTIKDNIKTCGYEKEITVLFGDVMTVIEEIIRGSMQYNIVFADPPYNYNNWPDLLSKIINNVNISGYGFLIIEHSSKISMPEALTNFEDYGKYVYGDTTLTVYRRHVNNSNLSGNI comes from the coding sequence ATGCTTAGAATAATATCAGGAAAATCAAAGGGACGCCATCTCAGGGTACCAGCCGGTGACAGGATAAGGCCCACCTCGGATAAGGTAAGGGAGTCTATGTTCAATATTGTAGGCCATGAATATATTGTAAATTCAGCATTTCTGGACCTTTTCTCAGGTTCCGGTGCAGTTGGCATCGAGGCTGTCAGCCGGGGGGCAAGGCATGCCACATTAGTTGAAAACAATGTCAGACATTTAAAAACAATTAAGGATAATATTAAGACCTGCGGTTATGAGAAGGAAATTACTGTCTTATTTGGAGATGTCATGACTGTTATAGAAGAAATTATCAGGGGCAGCATGCAGTATAACATTGTTTTTGCTGACCCTCCCTATAATTACAATAATTGGCCTGACCTCTTGTCAAAGATAATCAATAATGTTAATATTTCAGGTTACGGATTTCTGATAATTGAGCACTCATCAAAGATTTCAATGCCGGAAGCATTGACCAACTTTGAAGATTATGGCAAATATGTTTACGGGGATACAACCTTAACGGTTTACAGAAGGCATGTCAATAACAGCAATTTATCCGGGAACATTTGA
- a CDS encoding Lrp/AsnC ligand binding domain-containing protein, with protein MTKNEGRIYLLINTEIGRERHVRDELRKLDHVKYADMITGRYDIIATLEGESVGDIFATVISNIRAIKGIIRTESNVVFE; from the coding sequence ATGACAAAAAATGAAGGCAGGATCTACTTGTTAATAAATACTGAAATAGGCAGGGAAAGACACGTCAGAGATGAATTGCGTAAGTTGGATCATGTAAAGTATGCAGATATGATAACAGGGAGATATGATATTATCGCAACCCTTGAAGGCGAGAGCGTTGGAGACATTTTTGCAACCGTAATTAGCAATATCAGGGCCATAAAAGGTATAATAAGAACCGAGTCAAATGTTGTCTTTGAATAA
- a CDS encoding efflux RND transporter permease subunit, with the protein MWLADTSIRKPVFATMVILGLVLLGAVSYPRIGVDLFPKVDFPIVNISTRLNGANAETMDIDVTDKVEAAINTINGVKSITSSSTEGRSQVIVEFVLERDIDLAVQDVREKISVIRGSLPRDIDEPVIEKVDPDANPILWLALSGNKTIRELSTYADEILREQLQKIDGVGAVRMAGLQLREIIVWLDSDKLAAYGITAHDVLNKLQRENIELPGGRIEDRTTEYSIKIKGEFAAVSDFNDLVITFKDGAPVRLRDIGRIEDGMQEKRSVTRFNRVPAVGFGIQKQSGTNTVEVIERVKKELVNIGKSLPPGMSIGISFDQSTFIKRSISEVQHHLIYGGIFATIAVLFFLRSLRITLFSALAIPTSIISTLAIMNAFGFTFNNMTMLALSLSVGILIDDAIIVIENIHRHIERGLSPREAASFATSEIGLAVSATTLAIIVIFLPVAFMKGIIGRFFFQFALTVVFAVAVSLFVSFTLIPMLASRYLKGTTANMHRHPAGRLSSSLEAGYLVVEDWYRRILTVALNHRAIVVISAGIIFIISMYLVKFIGKEFLPSEDQSRFIVRLEAPRDYSIDEIEKLFKGAEEFVLTIPEVKTVFYGQGTSGETNKGSMFVGLKPKAERTRSQQEIMAEIRNRLRKTPGLKGFAEDVSLVGGGQRMVPIQYTIKGRDLTGLQQYSENVVAEFSKLPGIVDVDSSLETGKPEIRVHIDRDKAADLGVNIASVAETINLLISGEVETTKYRDESRGRRYDVKMKLNPDDRNSPEDIKRLYTRSNDGRLIELSNIVTVQPAGGPGIINRVDRQRAITLFANLEGKPLGEAMAELDAISARILPSDYSTGYKGMAEMMGESFGYLMFALVFGVILAYMVLASQYESFIHPITVLLSMPFSFIGAFLAILITGKTLNIFTFIGLILLMGLVKKNAILLVDYTNTLRARGMERKEAILAAGPVRLRPILMTTFAMVLGMMPIAVGIGEGAETRSPMAIATIGGLLTSLFLTLVVVPVVYDLFDDLQDVIYRKRRKNLPV; encoded by the coding sequence ATGTGGCTCGCTGATACATCAATCAGAAAACCTGTGTTCGCAACAATGGTCATACTCGGTCTAGTCCTGCTCGGCGCAGTAAGCTACCCCCGTATTGGTGTTGACCTCTTTCCAAAAGTTGACTTCCCGATTGTCAATATATCAACAAGACTCAATGGCGCCAATGCCGAGACAATGGATATAGATGTAACGGATAAGGTTGAAGCCGCCATTAATACAATCAACGGGGTAAAGTCTATTACCTCATCAAGCACCGAAGGTAGGTCTCAGGTAATTGTTGAATTCGTTCTTGAACGGGATATTGACCTTGCTGTTCAGGACGTCAGGGAAAAGATATCTGTCATAAGAGGCAGTCTTCCCAGGGACATTGATGAGCCTGTTATTGAGAAGGTTGACCCAGATGCAAACCCCATTCTATGGTTAGCCCTTTCCGGCAATAAGACAATCCGGGAATTGTCCACTTATGCTGATGAAATCCTCAGGGAACAATTACAGAAAATTGACGGAGTCGGAGCTGTTCGCATGGCAGGACTTCAGTTGCGGGAAATTATAGTATGGCTCGATTCAGATAAGCTGGCAGCATATGGTATAACTGCTCACGACGTACTGAATAAATTACAGCGGGAAAACATAGAATTGCCGGGAGGGAGGATAGAGGACAGGACTACTGAGTATTCAATAAAAATTAAGGGAGAATTTGCTGCTGTCTCAGACTTTAATGACCTTGTTATTACTTTTAAGGATGGCGCCCCGGTGCGGCTTCGTGACATCGGACGTATTGAAGACGGGATGCAGGAAAAGAGGTCTGTAACGAGGTTCAACAGGGTGCCGGCAGTTGGATTTGGGATACAGAAACAATCCGGAACAAACACGGTAGAAGTAATTGAAAGAGTCAAAAAGGAACTTGTAAATATCGGGAAGTCACTCCCTCCAGGCATGAGTATAGGAATCAGCTTTGATCAGTCAACTTTCATAAAGCGTTCAATAAGCGAGGTTCAGCACCACCTGATTTATGGAGGTATTTTTGCAACAATTGCCGTTCTGTTCTTCCTTCGCAGTCTCAGGATAACGCTGTTTAGTGCGCTTGCCATACCGACCTCCATTATCTCGACCTTAGCAATCATGAATGCCTTTGGTTTTACCTTTAACAACATGACAATGCTCGCGTTGTCGCTTTCTGTCGGCATTCTCATTGACGATGCAATTATTGTCATTGAAAACATTCACCGTCACATTGAAAGGGGGCTTTCTCCACGGGAGGCAGCATCGTTCGCTACCTCAGAGATCGGGCTTGCCGTATCAGCTACGACACTTGCAATCATAGTAATATTCCTGCCCGTCGCTTTTATGAAGGGGATAATCGGCCGGTTTTTCTTTCAGTTTGCCTTAACTGTTGTCTTCGCTGTTGCAGTTTCACTGTTCGTGTCCTTTACCTTAATTCCAATGCTCGCATCACGTTATTTAAAAGGCACAACCGCCAATATGCACAGACATCCTGCAGGACGTCTGTCATCATCGCTCGAGGCAGGATATTTGGTGGTTGAAGACTGGTACAGACGGATTCTGACTGTAGCCCTCAATCACAGGGCCATCGTAGTCATCTCAGCAGGCATCATCTTTATAATAAGCATGTATTTAGTCAAATTTATCGGCAAGGAATTCCTGCCGTCTGAGGATCAGTCAAGATTCATAGTAAGACTCGAGGCCCCCAGGGACTATTCCATTGATGAGATAGAAAAACTGTTCAAAGGCGCAGAAGAGTTTGTCCTCACTATACCTGAGGTAAAAACAGTTTTCTACGGACAGGGTACCAGCGGTGAAACTAACAAAGGTTCTATGTTCGTAGGCCTCAAACCAAAGGCTGAAAGAACCAGGAGTCAGCAGGAGATAATGGCGGAGATAAGGAACAGGCTGCGAAAGACACCGGGATTGAAGGGATTTGCTGAAGACGTGTCTCTTGTAGGCGGCGGACAGAGGATGGTTCCAATACAGTATACGATCAAAGGAAGAGACCTGACAGGGTTACAGCAATATTCAGAAAATGTAGTTGCTGAGTTTTCAAAATTGCCGGGAATAGTTGACGTTGATTCTTCACTTGAGACAGGCAAACCTGAGATCAGAGTACATATTGACAGGGATAAAGCCGCAGACCTTGGTGTCAATATTGCTTCAGTGGCTGAAACTATCAACCTACTGATAAGTGGTGAAGTTGAGACCACAAAATACAGGGATGAATCGCGCGGAAGAAGATATGACGTCAAAATGAAATTAAATCCCGATGACAGGAACTCTCCTGAAGATATTAAAAGACTATACACCAGGTCCAATGACGGCAGACTCATAGAACTTTCAAATATTGTAACAGTCCAGCCTGCCGGGGGACCTGGAATAATAAACAGGGTTGACCGGCAAAGGGCAATAACACTTTTTGCCAACCTGGAAGGAAAACCACTTGGCGAGGCAATGGCAGAACTCGATGCAATCTCAGCAAGGATACTTCCATCCGATTACTCAACTGGATATAAAGGAATGGCAGAGATGATGGGTGAATCTTTTGGCTACCTGATGTTCGCCCTGGTTTTCGGAGTTATCCTTGCATACATGGTCCTTGCGTCACAGTATGAAAGCTTTATACATCCCATAACAGTACTCCTTTCAATGCCATTTTCGTTTATAGGGGCATTTCTTGCAATCCTGATTACCGGAAAGACCCTAAATATTTTTACATTTATCGGCCTGATCCTGCTTATGGGGCTCGTTAAAAAGAACGCAATACTCCTCGTTGACTATACAAATACACTAAGGGCAAGGGGAATGGAGCGGAAAGAGGCTATTCTTGCAGCCGGGCCTGTCAGACTCAGGCCAATCCTGATGACCACCTTTGCCATGGTGCTTGGCATGATGCCTATCGCCGTAGGAATAGGCGAAGGGGCTGAAACACGTTCGCCAATGGCAATAGCCACAATCGGCGGCTTGCTTACCTCATTGTTTCTTACACTTGTAGTAGTTCCTGTTGTTTATGACCTATTTGATGACCTCCAGGACGTTATCTACCGGAAGCGCAGGAAAAACCTACCGGTATAG
- a CDS encoding efflux RND transporter periplasmic adaptor subunit yields MSRYVVIPMLVTASMFMYSGCGEKETVVNKVKSINVAVRPAETKSLRPFIETVGTLYPYEEVTIGAEVDGILDSIYIDEGTVVTSGMLIAAINNTDYLLEVTRAKAAMKQAEVSLSNIRLEYNRKKSLYGDGLLSQHDYDSVSSQLSLAESDAEKAGAALSIAEHRLTKTRIYSPISGVVKSRMVSGGNFIRSGSPVCSVIQVDPLKLNFSVSEKDSGVLKKGQDLQFKAESFHDREFHGKINIIYPGLDEKTRTLMAEAVVPNPDGVLRPGLFTRIRLFTGAAKGTVLIPATALLYEGETIKVFTVSDDRAEEHIVKIGSKYGDLMEITDGLRSGENVVIAGQQNLSDGIRVNVAR; encoded by the coding sequence ATGAGCAGGTACGTTGTAATCCCCATGCTTGTCACAGCTTCAATGTTTATGTATTCGGGGTGCGGTGAAAAAGAAACCGTTGTCAATAAGGTAAAAAGCATCAATGTCGCTGTACGGCCGGCGGAGACAAAATCATTAAGGCCATTTATTGAAACTGTTGGTACATTATATCCTTATGAAGAGGTTACCATTGGCGCTGAGGTAGATGGAATATTGGACAGTATCTATATAGATGAGGGAACAGTTGTAACCAGCGGGATGCTGATTGCAGCAATTAACAATACTGATTATCTGCTTGAGGTCACGAGGGCAAAGGCTGCCATGAAACAGGCAGAAGTAAGTCTCTCAAATATACGATTGGAGTATAATCGCAAGAAATCCCTCTACGGTGATGGACTCCTTTCTCAGCATGATTACGATTCTGTTTCATCACAATTGTCTTTAGCTGAGTCAGATGCTGAAAAAGCCGGAGCAGCATTATCTATTGCCGAACACAGGCTGACCAAAACCCGGATATACTCCCCTATTTCCGGTGTAGTTAAAAGCAGGATGGTATCCGGAGGCAATTTCATACGCAGCGGAAGTCCAGTATGCTCCGTCATACAGGTTGACCCGCTGAAATTGAATTTCTCTGTATCTGAAAAGGACTCAGGCGTCTTAAAGAAGGGGCAGGATTTACAGTTCAAGGCAGAGTCATTCCATGACAGGGAATTCCATGGGAAGATTAACATAATCTATCCTGGCCTTGACGAGAAGACAAGGACTCTCATGGCTGAGGCTGTGGTTCCCAATCCAGACGGCGTTTTAAGACCTGGGCTGTTTACAAGGATCAGGCTCTTTACCGGCGCGGCAAAAGGTACAGTGCTCATACCAGCGACCGCTTTGCTTTATGAAGGTGAAACTATAAAGGTCTTCACCGTAAGCGATGACAGGGCAGAAGAACACATTGTAAAGATAGGGAGTAAATATGGTGATTTGATGGAAATTACAGATGGTTTGCGGTCCGGCGAAAATGTAGTAATTGCCGGTCAGCAGAACCTTTCTGACGGGATCAGGGTAAATGTGGCTCGCTGA
- a CDS encoding TetR/AcrR family transcriptional regulator: MRKLTPRPEETCQRLLAATLKLISRKGYPGTSTREIASEAGVTEVTLFRHFGSKENLFEEMLKRYSFLPRLRELLPELENNSSDYKDGLSKIGTRFFETLKERKSLVRIITCEIHVYPEKVKVVHSRFIDEMVRLLAGYLNVRRSQGQIRQFQSEVAARAFLGMIFSFFHIEEIIKERNVGKNEIKRTISQFAGIFADGTLKGVLK, from the coding sequence GTGCGTAAATTGACACCCAGACCTGAAGAAACCTGTCAGAGACTGCTTGCAGCGACACTAAAACTCATCTCAAGGAAGGGATATCCAGGCACATCTACCAGAGAGATAGCGTCTGAAGCAGGCGTTACTGAAGTCACCCTTTTCCGGCACTTTGGTTCCAAGGAAAATCTATTTGAGGAGATGCTGAAGAGATATTCATTTCTCCCAAGGCTGAGAGAACTTCTTCCTGAACTTGAAAACAACTCTTCTGATTATAAAGACGGCCTCAGTAAAATTGGAACACGTTTTTTCGAGACGCTTAAGGAAAGAAAATCTTTAGTCCGTATCATAACATGTGAAATTCATGTATATCCTGAAAAAGTGAAGGTCGTTCACAGCAGATTTATAGATGAGATGGTGCGGCTTCTTGCCGGCTATTTAAATGTCAGGCGGAGTCAGGGACAAATAAGACAGTTTCAATCTGAAGTAGCTGCCAGGGCTTTTCTCGGCATGATATTTTCTTTTTTTCATATAGAGGAAATTATAAAAGAGAGAAACGTGGGGAAAAATGAGATAAAGCGGACCATAAGCCAGTTTGCCGGCATATTTGCAGATGGTACGTTAAAGGGAGTATTGAAATGA